AGGACGGCGGGGAACAGCAGCAGCCCCAGCAATGCCAGCCGCCAATGCATCACACCCAGCGCCGCGCCCGATGCCAGCCCGGCAAGCGCCGCCACGGTGAAAATCAGCAACATCGACGCTTTCGCTGTGGTTCGCGGGACGGCGCGGCCGACATAGTACGGCACGACCGGCGGGCCGGGCATTCCGGCAAATCCGGTCAAAAGCCCGCTCGACAGGCCCGTGAACACGGTCGTTGCCGGGCCCGGTGGGGCGGCTGCGCGGCCCGAACGCAGTATCGCGAAGAAGGCAGAGATTGCCACCAGAGCGATCAGCATGCGTGCCATCGGGGCGGGTGTGATGGCGAGCAGCGCGAGGCCGGGCGCGGTGGCGATCGCGACAAGTACGGAGATCGCCACGGCCGACCGTTCGGCATCGCGCAGCAGCCGCGGCGCTTCGCTCAGCCCGACAAGTAGGGCGACCGCGTTGGTCACAAGAACCGCCTCCACCGGCGTCAGCGCGAGCGCCAGCACCGGGACGAGGATGATCGCCATTCCGAAGCCCGCCACCCCGCGCACGAACGCCCCGGCAAATGTGATCGCCAGCGCGATCGCGATCTCCGGCCAGGTAAATCCTGCGAGCAGATCCACTGCGCGATCTAGCGCAGATCGGGCGGTGTGGCTTCCTCCGCCAGCATGGAAAGCGCCTCGTCCAGCGACATCACTTTCTGCTGCTGCTGGCCCAGGGTGCGCACGGCGACCGTGCCTTCCTCCGCCTCGCGCTTGCCCACCACCAGCAGGTGCGGAACCTTGGCCAGCGAATGCTCGCGCACCTTGTAGTTGATCTTCTCGTTCCTCAGGTCGCTTTCGGCCCGGATATCGGTGGCAGTCAGCTTCTCGAGGACTTCGCCGGCATAGCCGTCGGCATCCGAAACGATCGTCGCGACGACGGCCTGCGTCGGGGCGAGCCAGACCGGCAGGCGCCCGGCGTAGTGTTCGATCAGGATGCCGATGAACCGTTCGTAGGAGCCGAAGATCGCGCGGTGCAGCATGACCGGGCGATGCTTCTCCCCATCTTCGCCGACATATGTCGCGTCGAGCCGTTCGGGCAGGACGCGGTCGGACTGGATCGTGCCGACCTGCCAGGTGCGGCCGATCGCGTCGGTCAGGTGCCATTCCAGCTTGGGGGCATAGAACGCGCCTTCGCCGGGCAGTTCCTCCCACCCGTATTCCTCGGTCGCCATGCCGGCATCGACCACCGCCTGGCGCAGCTCCGCTTCGGCCTTGTCCCAGTCGGCGTCGGAGCCGAAGCGCTGCTCGGGCCGCAGGGCGAGCTTGATTTCGTAGGTGAAGCCGAAATCCTTGTAGATCCGGTCGGCCAGCTCGCAGAACTTGCGCACTTCGTCGACGATCTGCGCCTCGGTGCAGAAGATGTGGGCGTCGTCCTGTGTGAACTGGCGCACCCGCATCAGGCCGTGCAGCGCCCCGTGCGGCTCGTTGCGATGGCAGCAGCCGTTCTCGTAGAGGCGCAGCGGCAGGTCGCGATAGCTGGTGATGCCCTGTTTGAAGACGAGCACGTGGGCCGGGCAGTTCATCGGCTTGAGCGCCATCCAGTCGGCGGCGTCAGACACCAGCGGCCCCTCGTCCTCGACATTGGGAACCTCGTCCGGGATCACGAACATGTTTTCGCGATACTTGCCCCAGTGGCCGGACTGTTCCCACTGGCGCGCGTCCATCACCTGCGGCGTCTTGATCTCGCGATAGCCGGCATCGTCGATCGCCCGCCGCATGTAGGATTCCAGCGCCCGCCAGATGCGATAGCCCTGCGGGTGCCAGAAGACGCTGCCGTGGGCTTCTTCCTGCAGGTGGAACAGGTCCATCTCGCGGCCCAGCTTGCGATGGTCGCGCTTGGCGGCTTCCTCCAGCCGCAACAGGTGGGCGTTGAGCTGTTTCTTGTTGAGCCAGCCGGTGCCGTAGATCCGCGTGAGCTGCGCGTTTTTCTGGTCGCCGCGCCAGTAGGCGCCGGCCACCCGCATCAGCTTGAACGCCTGGGGGTCGAGCTTGCCGGTGCTGGCCAGGTGCGGGCCGCGGCACATGTCGAGCCAGGCCCCGTCGCTGCCGGGCTGGCCCGACCAGTAGACGGTCAGTTCCTCGTCTTCGGGCAGTTCCTTCGCCCATTCGGCCTTGAACGTCTCGCCTTCGGATTCCCACTTCTCGATCAGCTGCTCGCGGCTCCAGGCTTCGCGCACCAGCGGCTTGTCGGCGCGGATGATCTCGCGCATCTTCTCCTCGATCGCCGGCAGATCGTCCATCGAGAACGGATCGCGGCTGTCGGGGGCCTTCACGTCGTAATAGAACCCGTCGTCGGTTGCCGGGCCGAACGTGATCTGCGTGCCCGGCCACAGGGCCTGGACCGCCTCCGCCAGGACGTGGGCGTAATCGTGGCGGACCAGCTCCAGCGCCTCGTCCTCGTCGCGCGCGGTGATCAGTGCCAGCTCGGCATCGCCTTCGAACGCGCGGTTGAGATCGCGCACCTCGCCCCCGTCGCCGTGATCGACCCGCGCGGCCAGTGCGGCCTTGGCCAGGCCCGGCCCGATTGCGGCGGCAACATCGGCCGGGGTCGTTCCCGGCTCGACTTCGCGCACCGATCCGTCGGGCAGGCTGATCTTGAGCAGTTCCGTCATCGTTTTCCGTTACCGTTGTTCGCATGCGGCGCCCCCGTCGACACCGATTGAGGTGCCATGGCACAGGCGCGCGCGCGCTTGAAGTGCGACGTTGGCTGGATGGCGATTTCGGGGAGGAACGCCGCACCACCCGAAACCGGGCGGCGGCGGTTCGCGTCAACGCGCGACCGACCGCACCCGGACACGCGGGGTAGTGGTAGTCGTCGTGAAGAAGCGTGTCGCGTTCATGCCAGGCGCGATAGCGGGCCGAACCTGACGGATCAAGTCGTCCGCGAGTGTGGTCAAATCGAGAGCGCCCTGTCGCTGCCGCTGGCCTTTCGAATTGCGGCATTGTTCGAAATGCCGATCGAGGATATATTCACGCCCGATTGAGAGGGAGCCATGAAGCACGTCGCTACATTGTTGCTTGCCTGCCTGCTGGTTGCCGGATGCAACGGGCGGACGGAGGAGCCATCGTACTTCGAGTACGCGCCTCCGCTGTACTGACGCGGGTTGCCACGGCCCCCGCCGGGCGGGCATGGCCGGGGCATGACCGACGAGATCGACTTCTACGAACTGGGCGACGGCCGCCGTATCGCCTTCCGTCACTTCGCGGGTGAGGATGAGGGCGCGCACGACGATGCGCTGCGCCCAACGCTGGTGTTCCTGCCCGGCTACATGTCCGACATGGCCGGGGGGAAAGCCACGGCGATCCATGACTGGGCCGTGGCCCGCGGCCAGCCCTGCTTGCTGCTCGATTATTCGGGCTGCGGGCGCAGCACCGGCGATTTTGCCGATGGTACGCTGTCGCGCTGGTGTGAAGAAGTGCTCGCGCTGGTTCGCGAGCGGGTCGGCGGGCCGGTGATCCTGATCGGTTCGTCGATGGGCGGCTGGCTGATGCTGCTGGCCGGCGAAGCGCTCGGCCCGCGGCTTGCCGGAATGGTCGGGATCGCGGCCGCGCCGGACTTTTCCGACTGGGGCTACAGCGACAGCCAGAAGGCGGAACTCGCCGCCGGGCGCACGGTGCTGGAAGACAACCCCTACGGGCCCGAACCGACGCCGACCCATCCCGGTTTCTGGCAGGATGCGCAGCGCCAGCGCCTTCTCGGGCGAGAGATCGCGATCGATTGCCCGGTGCGTCTGCTGCACGGCCAGGCCGACCCCGACGTTCCGTGGGAAATCAGCCTGCGCACCGCGGCGGCCCTGCGTTCGGATGAGGTACAGGTGACCCTTGTGAAAGGCGGCGATCACCGCCTGTCGCGCGAACAGGATATCGCCCTGCTGTTGCGAACGCTGGACGCACTCCCCATCCAATAGCAGGCAGTAACGATCAGGAGCCTGCCAGATGACCCCGTTTCTTGCTCTTCTGCTTCAGGTCGGCCCTGCGCCGGCGGCGGAGCCGATTTCGCCCCTTCCGCCAGAGATGGAGCAGCAGCGCGCCGACCGAGCGCGTCGCAACGCTGAGGCCGAGGCGGTGCAGCCTGCCAGTCAGCTCGCCCAATGCCTCGCCCGCACCCGGCGCGATCCCGGCGGCGCGGTGGAGGAGGCTGAGGTCTGGCTGGAGGGCGCGCAGGGCGGAGAGCGTGGCGATGCGGGCCAGTGTCTGGGTGTTGCCCAGGCGCAATTGGGGCAAAGTGCGGCGTCGGCCGAAACCTTCCTCGCGGCGCGCGATGCGACCCCGGCGGACGATCGTCGTCTGCGGGCGCTGCGGGGCGCACTGGCCGGCGGAGCATTGCTGGGCGAAGGCGATCCCGCTTCGGCACTGGCGCTTCTCGACAGCGCTCGCGACGATGCCGTGGCCGCCGGTGAAGGCGCGATCGCGGGGCAGATCGCTCTCGATCGCGCGATTGCTCTCGTCGCTCTCGACCGTCCGGCCGATGCGGCGGATGCTCTGGCAGCGGCCCGCGCCGCCTTGCCCGACAATGCGCAGGCCTGGCTGTTGTCGGCGACGCTGTCGCGCCGCTCGGGCGAACTGGCAGAGGCCCAGACCCGGATCGAGCGGGCGGCAGAACTTGCCCCTCTCGATCCGGCGATCGGGTTGGAAGCGGGCGTTATCGCGGCAATGACCGGGCGTGACGAGGCCGCCCGGCGCAGCTGGCGATCGGTGATCGAGATGGCGCCCGACAGCCCGATGGCGGCAACCGCCCAAACCTATCTCGACCGACTGGATGCTGCATGACCGATTTTTCCGTTCTCGACCTCGTTCCCGTGCGCGAAGGCGGCACGCTGGAAGAAGCCTATGCCGCCTCCGCCGCGCTGGCCCGCACGGCCGAAGCAACGGGCTGCAAACGGTTCTGGATCGCCGAACATCACGCGATGGAAGGAATCGGGGGCGGTGCGACTTCGGTCGTCATCGGTCATATCGGCAATGCGACATCGACCATTCGGATCGGCGCGGGCGGGATCATGCTGCCCAACCACAACCCGTTCGTGATCGCCGAACAGTTCGGCACGCTGGCGGCGCTGTTTCCGGGGCGGATCGACCTCGGCCTCGGTCGGGCGCCGGGTGCAGGGCCGGAGCTGCAACGCGCCTTGCGCAAGGATCTCCACCGCGCGGCAGAGCTGTTCCCGCAGGACGTGGCCGAATTGCAGGCCATTCTCGCGGGCGATCCGGAACTGCCGATCCGGCCGACACCGGGATATGGCGCACACGTCGAAATGTGGATGCTCGGCTCCAGCCTCTTCGGCGCGCAGCTCGCGGCGCGGCTGGGTCTGCCCTATGCCTTCGCGAGCCATTTTGCGCCGACGCATCTCGATGCCGCACTCGCGCTCTATCGACGGGATTTTCAACCGTCGGAAACGCTGGAGAAGCCGCATGTCATGGCAGCGATGACGGTGTTCGCTGCCGAAACCGCAGAAGAGGCCGAACTGATCGCTTCGTCGCAGGCGCAAAGCTTCGTCAGGCTGCGTACCGGCAAGCCGGGGCGCCTGCCACCGCCGGTTCCCGGCTATCGCGACAGCCTGCCGCCCCAGGCCCGCGCTATCCTCGACCATATCGGGGAGGCTTCGGCAATCGGCACCCCGGCCGAAATCAAGACGAAGATCGAGGCGTTCATTGCCAGAACCGGAGCGGATGAGATCATGCTGTCGGGCGCAACTTATGCTCCCGAAGCGCGCATCCGTACGCTGGAACTGGTGCATGAGGCGATGGGCTGAACGCCGCGTTCTCGGGCTCGCTCCAGAACGCCGATGTAAACTGGAGCGGGCCGTTGTGAGCCTTTGATGATACGCCCGCCGTAAGGGAAATGCGCTGCGGAAACGCGGCTTGCGGTGCGAACGACTTGGGCGTAGTCGCGCAAGATTATTGCCGCATCGGCGGCGTCTTTGTGCGGGCGTCCAATGCCCGGTGGAGCGATTTCGATGGGTTCCAGTTCAACCGCGCCTTCGGGTAAGTCCCGCCGCGGAAAGGCCGATTCTTCCCCTCTCGTCAAGGCGTTGACCGACCGGATCTGCGATTCGCTGCTGCCCGGCGACACGCCGTTCGCGACCGACAAAGTGCGCGATGCCGCCACGTTCATGCTCGACGCTGCGACGCGCCGCGAACGGGGCGAAGCCTCGATTGCCCTTGCCTCCGACACGGACGAGCGGCGCTTCATGCGGATCGCGCTGGTCAACGACGACATGCCGTTCCTGGTCGATTCGGTCGCAGCGACGATTGCCGCGCAAGGTCTTGCAATCGATCGCCTGGTTCACCCTGTGGTTCACACCCGGCGGGACGAGGATGGAACGCTGCGCGAGATCGCAGCGCAGCGCAGCGACGATACCCGGCGCGAATCGATGATCTACGTCGAAACGGTGCGGATCGACGCGCGCCAGCGGCGCACGCTGGAGCGCGAATTGCGCACGACATTGGCCGACGTCCATGCCGCGGTGGCCGACTGGCCGAAAATGCGCGAAGCGATGCGCGCCGATGCCGGGCGGATCGACGATGCCGAAGGCGCGGAGCTGTTGCGCTGGCTGGAAGGTGGAATGCTGACGCAGCTCGGCCATCTCCGGCGCCATCGCGACGGCAGCCATTCGGGCCTGCTGGGCATTTGCCGCAAGAGCGCGAAGCAGATCCTCGCCGATGCATCATACGATCGCGCGTTCGATTGGTTTGGCGCGGCCGACGAAGGGCGCGAGCTGCTGATCATCAAGGCCAATCGTCTTTCCAACGTCCATCGCCGGGTGCCGCTCGATCTGTTCATCACGCCGATCCGCGAAGGCGGCGAGGTCGTGGCGCTTTCCATCCACGCGGGCGTGTGGACCAGCGCGGCGCTCGCTGCCGTGCCCACGCAAGTGCCGCGCCTGCGTGCGCGCGTTTCCGGTTTGATGGAGAAGTTCGAATTCGACGCCGGCGGCCACGCGGGCAAGGCGCTGGTTCATGCCCTGACGTCCTTGCCGCACGATCTGGTGATCGGGTTTGCGGACGACGATATCGAACGTGTGTCGACCGCGATGATGAGCCTGGTCGACCGTCCGCGCCCCCGGCTGGCGCTGGTCGAGGCGCCGCTGGCCCGGCATCTGTTCGCATTCGTGTGGATGCCGCGCGACATGCTTTCCACCCAGGTGCGCCATCGGATCGAAGGGCTGCTGGAACAAGGCGCCGGGGCGACCATGCTGGACTGGAGCCTGCAGGTCGAAGGCGGCAACCTCGCCATGCTGCGCTTCGTGCTCGATTTGCGCGGTGGCCAGGTTTCCACGCCGGAAGCGGAGCTGGAACGCCAGTTGCAGAAAATGCTGCGCGGCTGGGCCGAAGCGGTCGAGGGCGAACTGGCCGAGCAGATGGAGCCCGGGCGCGCCGCGGCCATCGCGACTCGCTTCGCCGACGCGTTCCCCCCTGCGTACCGGGCAGACTACGGCCCGGCGGAAGCCGCCCTGGACATTGCCCGCATGCGCCATCTCTCGGCGCTGGAATCGGAGTCGACCGGGGGTGCGGCCCTGCAACGCGACGCGCGGCTTTACGCGTTCGATCGCGAAGGCGAGACCGAACTGCGCCTCAAGGTTTACGAGCACGAAGGGGCGTTGCCGCTTTCCGATGCCGTGCCGGCGCTGGAGAATTTCGGTTTCCGCGTGCTGGCGGAAATTCCCACCCCACTCGATGAAGGGCGCCTGGGCACGATCCACGACTTCACGCTCGCCTTGCCGGACGGAGATGCGATCGCACCGCTTCTGAAGCGCGTCGATGCGATAGAGGAAGCGATCGCCGCCGTGCTTAATGGCTGGGCGGAAGACGATCCGTTCAACCGGCTCGTGATCGGCGCCGCGTTGAGCGCGGATCAGGCCAATTGGCTGCGGGCCTTCTATCGCTATCTGCGCCAGGCCGGCGTTAGCTTCACGATCTACACCGTGGTCGATGCGCTCGATCGGGCGCCGGAAGTGACGCGGGCGCTGGCGGATCTGTTCGCCGCGCGCAACGATCCCGATTTTTCGGGCAACCGCGAGGCAGCGACCGCGCAGTGCGAGGATGCGATCAAGCAGGGCCTCGCCAAAGTCGCTGCGATCAACGACGATCGCCTGCTGCGGCTGTACCACGCCGTTATCGGGGCGATCCTGCGGACCAACGCCTTCGCCCCTGCGGGTCAGGAAGCGCTGGCGTTCAAGATCGATTCGCAACTGGTCCCGAACCTGCCCAGGCCAATCCCCTGGCGCGAGATCTTCGTCTATTCGCGCCGCGTCGAAGGCATCCACCTGCGCGCCGGCCCGGTTGCGCGCGGCGGCCTGCGCTGGTCCGACCGGCGAGACGACTTCCGCACCGAAATCCTTGGTCTGATGAAGGCGCAGCGGGTCAAGAACGCGGTGATCGTCCCGACCGGGGCGAAGGGCGGTTTCTATCCCAAGCAGCTTCCCGCCCCCGACAGGGATCGCGCCGCCTGGGCGGCCGAAGGGCAGGCAAGCTACGAGATATTCATCCGCACCCTTCTGTCGGTGACCGACAATCTGGAAGGCGACAAGGTCATCCACCCCCCACGCGTGGTGATCCGGGACGGTGACGATCCCTATTTCGTGGTTGCCGCCGACAAGGGCACGGCACGCTTTTCGGACGTTGCCAACGCACTCGCGGAAAAGCGGGACTTCTGGCTTGGCGATGCTTTCGCAAGCGGCGGTTCGAACGGATACGATCACAAGGCGATGGGCATTACCGCCCGCGGTGCCTGGGTTTCGGTGCAGCGCCATTTCCTCGAAATGGGCATCGACGTGCAAAGCGATTCGGTGCGCGTTGCCGGCTGCGGCGACATGTCGGGCGATGTCTTCGGCAACGGAATGCTGCTGTCGAAGGCGATCCGGCTGGTCGCCGCGTTCGACCATCGGCATATCTTCATCGATCCCGACCCCGATCCCGCGGCGAGCTGGAACGAGCGCAAGCGTCTGTTCGACCTGCCGGCATCGAGCTGGGAAGATTACGACAAGGCCCTGATCTCGAAGGGCGGCGGCGTATGGCCGCGCTCGATGAAGCGCATTCCGCTTTCCGCCGCGATGCGCAAGATGCTGGGCACCGAAGCGAAAGAGATGGAGCCGGAGGCGCTGATCTCCGCCATTCTTCGGGCGGAACTGGATCTCATCTGGTTCGGCGGCATCGGGACGTATGTGAAGAGCCGCGCCGAAAACAACGTTCAGGTCGGCGATCCGGCCAACGATCCCCTGCGCGTCGACGCTGCCGATCTGCGTGCGAAAGTGATCGGCGAAGGGGCGAATCTGGGCGTGACCCAGGCCGCGCGCATCGAATTTGCGCTGCGCGGCGGGCGGATCAACACCGACTTCATCGACAACTCGGCAGGCGTCGACTGTTCGGATAACGAGGTCAACATCAAGATCGCACTGGCCGGCGCGCGTCGGGCAGGGCGGCTTGCCGAGCCGCGCCGAAACGCGCTGCTGGTCGAGATGACGGACGAGGTTGCCGAGCTTGTTCTGGAAGACAACCGTCTTCAGGCGCTGGCCCTGTCGGTTGCCGAACTGGGCGGCGCGAAGGCGACCGCATCGCAGCTGCGCCTGATCGAGACCCTGGAAGACCGCGGCTATCTCGATCGCCGCACGGAAGGGCTGGCCGATGGCGAAGCCCTGGCGCGCCGGGCCAGCGACGGTGCCGGCCTGACGAGACCGGAACTTGCGGTGCTGCTGTCGTCGACCAAGCTGGTGTTGCAGGACGCCATCGAACAGTCGGCATTGCCCGACGATCCCGCGCTCGAAGCCGACCTGCTGGAATATTTCCCGGCACCCATGCGCGGCAAGTTCAAGGCGCAGATCCTCGATCACAGGCTCCGCCGCGAGATTATCGCGACAAGTCTGGCGAACCGGATCGTCAACCGTCTCGGCCTCGTCAATCCGTTCGAGCTGGCCGAGGAAGAGGGGGCCGAACTGGCGCAGGTCGCGGCGGCATTCGTCGCTGCGGAAAAGCTGTTCGGTATTGAGACCCTGTGGGATCGGCTCGATCGCGCCGCCATGCCCGAAACCGCGCGCATCGTCCTGTTCGACCGGGTTGCCACTGCAATGCGCAGCCAGATGGCCGATCTGTTGCGGGCCGGCGTGGGCCGCAGCGGTCCGTCGCAGGTGGTGGAGGAGCTGTCCCGCGGAATTGGCGAACTGGCCGCAGGTACCGAAGGGTTGCTGGCGGCCGAAACGCGCCAGCAATCGGCCAAGATGCGCGCTGCCTTTACCGATAAGGGCGCCCCGGACGACATCGCTGCCGACGTCGCGCACTTGTTCGACATGGATGGCGGCGTTGGCCTTGCCCGTCTCGCGCGGGATGCGGAGATTGGCGCGCGCGCGCTTACCGGTGCCTTCACCGATCTCGGTGCGCGGCTCGGCCTTGACTGGGCGCAGGGCACCGCCGCGCTGATGGACCCGTCGGACGTGTGGGAGCGCCTGCTGGTGGCCGGGCTTGCGCGCGATTTCCAGCAGATGCGGCTCGATTTCCTTCGGCGGCTGTCGCGGCGCAAGGATGCGAAGTCGGATCCGGCGGGCGCGGTTGCGACCTGGGCGGAGGAGAACGCCACCGCGATCCGTCAGTTCCGCGCCATGATCGGGCGCGCGCAGGCACAATCGCCGGTCGCGCCGGCAATGCTCGCGCAGATTGCCAGCCAGGCGCGGAACCTGCTCGGACGGTAGCGTTCCCGGCGGGGCGGGCTTGACCCGGCGGCGGATTTGCCCAAACCCCGCCGCATGGATAGCGCCGATATCGTGATCGTGGGCACAGGGCATGGCGGCGCACAGGCCGCCATCGCCCTGCGCCAGAACGGATTTGCCGGCTCGATCATTATGATCGGGCGCGACAGCGAGCCTCCTTACGAGCGGCCGCCACTGTCGAAAGAGTATCTCGCCGGCGACAAGCCGTTCGAGCGTATCTATATCCGCCCGCCGCAGTTCTGGGCCGACAAGGACGTTACGCTCCGGCTGCGAACGTCCGTGGTGGAAGTCGACGCGCAGGCACACGAACTGGTGCTCTCGGACGAGAGCCGCATTCGATATGGCAAGCTGATCTGGGCCGCTGGCGGCGATCCGCGCCGGCTCCCCTGTCCGGGGGCGGACCTGCCGGGCGTGCACTCGGTCCGCAACCGCGCCGACGTGGACCGGATAATGGCCGAACTCGAGGGCGGGGCACGCCGCGCCGTCGTGATCGGCGGCGGCTATATCGGGCTGGAAGCCGCCGCGGTGCTGCGCAAGCTGGGCTGCGAGGTCACCCTGCTCGAAGCGCTACCCCGCGTCCTTGCCCGTGTCGCTGGGGAAGAACTGTCGCGGTTCTACGAGCAAGAGCACCGCCGCCAGGGCGTCGACATCCGGCTGGAGGCGGCCGTTGAGCGGATCGAGGGGGATGGCAAGGTTGGCGGTGTCGCCCTGGCCGATGGCGAGATCATACCGGCCGATCTGGTCGTCGTCGGGATCGGGATCGTGCCATCGATTGGCCCACTGATCGCTGGCGGCGCGGCGGGGGCAAACGGGGTCGATGTCGATGAATTCTGCCGCACCTCGCTGGATGACGTTTATGCGATCGGAGACTGCGCTGCGCATGCCAACCTCTTTGCCGAAGGTGCTGTGATCCGCCTGGAATCGGTTCAGAACGCGACCGACATGGCCAATGTCGCGGCGAAATCGATCTGCGGCGATGCCTTGCCCTACAAGGCCGTGCCGTGGTTCTGGTCGAACCAGTATGACCTGCGCTTGCAGACCGTCGGCCTGTCGCTCGACTACGACGAGACGGTGCTGCGCGGTGACCCGGAGGCGCGCAAATTTTCAGTGGTCTATCTGCGCGAAGGGCGAGTGATTGCGCTCGATTGCGTCAATGCGACAAGGGACTATGCCCAGGGGCGCAAGCTGGTGGAGGCCGGAACGAGGCCCGAGCGCGAGGCGCTGGCCGACCCGGAGATTTCGCTCAAGGCGCTGGTGTAAGCTCTCGCGCAGCCCATTCGGCTGCTTCGGCGACCACTGGATCGGGATCGTCGGCCAGGGCGCGAACTGCCCCGGCCAGCGCCGGATTGCCGCTGTTGCCCGCCGCGATCAGGCAATTGCGCACGAACCGGTTGCGTCCGATCCGCTTGATCGGAGAGCCGGAAAAAAGCTGCCGGAAGCCCGGATCGTCGAGCGCGAGAAGTTCGGCGAGCCGGGGCGCGACCAGTTCGGCGCGCGGCAGGAAGGCCCGATTGCGCGCCGCCGAATCGGCAAACTTGTTCCACGGGCACACAGCCAGGCAATCGTCGCAGCCGTAGATCCGATTGCCGATTGCCTTGCGGAATTCGTGCGGGATCGGCCCCTTGTGCTCGATCGTGAGGTAGGAAATGCAGCGCCGCGCATCGAGGCGATAGGGTTCGGGAAAGGCATCGGTCGGGCAGGCATCCTGACACGCGCGGCACGATCCGCAGTTGTCGCCATGCGGCTCCGCCGGATCGAGCTCGAGCGTGGTGTAGATCGCGGCAAGGAACAGCCACGATCCGTGTTCGCGGCTGACGAGGTTGGTGTGCTTGCCTTGCCAGCCGATGCCCGCCGCTTCCCCCAGTGGCTTTTCCATCACCGGCGCAGTGTCGACGAAAACCTTGAGCCGGGCATCCGGCGCGCGCGAGGCGAGCCACCGTGCCAGCGCCTTCGCCGCTTTCTTGACCGTATCGTGATAGTCGCGCCCCTGGGCATAGACCGATATGCGCGCGCGTTCCGCATCGCCTTCCAGCGCCAGCGGGTCGTGTGCGGGGGCATAGCTCATGCCCAGCGCGATGACGCTTTTTGCTTCGGGCCACATCGCCTGCGGCCCCTGACGGACCTCGGCCCGGTCTTCCATCCAGCCCATTGTGCCGTGATGTCCGGCGGCGATCCATTCGCGCAGACGCCGGGCGCGCTCGGGATCGTCCGTCGCCGGGGCAATATCGACCGCGACGAAGCCCAGCCGCCGCGCTTCGGCGAGCAGGTCGCCGCGCAATGCCGCATTTTCTCGGGCGTTGGACACGCTAACGGGTTGCTCCCTGCAATGCGCAGCGGCTACCGCGCCAGAATGGAAACCGCGCTAAGCGATCCGCCCCGCGCGGGCAACGATACCGCGCCGCCTGCACCGCTTGCAATCGAGGCGCGCGGCCTGGTCAAGCGATTCGGCGATACCACGGCGGTCGACGGGGTCGATCTGGCCGTGCCCGAAGGGGCGATCTACGGCGTGCTGGGCCCCAATGGTGCGGGGAAAACGACCACGCTGCGGATGCTGTTGGGCATTATCGATCCTGACCAGGGCGTGCGCCGGATGTTCGGGCATGACGATCCGCACGATATCGCCGGGTTGATCGGATACCTGCCCGAGGAACGCGGCCTCTACCCGGCGATGAAGGCCTGCGATGCCATCGCCTTCATGGGCGCGCTGCGCGGAATGGCCCTGTCGGATGCGCGCGAGCGGGGACGTGTGCTGCTGGAAGATCACGGCCTTGGCCATGCGGCGGAAAAGCAGATCCGCCAGCTTTCGAAAGGCATGGCGCAGACGGTGCAATTACTGGGGACGCTGGTCCACAATCCGCGTCTGGTCATTCTGGACGAGCCGTTTTCCGGGCTCGATGCAATCAATCAGGGCAAGCTGGAAGTGCTGATCCGCGGCCTGGCCGCGCGCGGCACCACCGTGATCTTCTCGACCCATGTCATTGCCCATGCGGAGCGCCTTTGCGAAGGCGTGGCGATCATTGCCGGGGGCAGAGTGCCTTATGCCGGATCGGTCGATGCGGCGCGCGATCGCATTCCGGCGCAAGTCCGGCTCGAAACCCGCGCGCGCGAAGGGCGCTGGCGCGAGGCCCTGCCGGCCGATGCCCGGCGC
The nucleotide sequence above comes from Pelagerythrobacter marensis. Encoded proteins:
- a CDS encoding sulfite exporter TauE/SafE family protein produces the protein MDLLAGFTWPEIAIALAITFAGAFVRGVAGFGMAIILVPVLALALTPVEAVLVTNAVALLVGLSEAPRLLRDAERSAVAISVLVAIATAPGLALLAITPAPMARMLIALVAISAFFAILRSGRAAAPPGPATTVFTGLSSGLLTGFAGMPGPPVVPYYVGRAVPRTTAKASMLLIFTVAALAGLASGAALGVMHWRLALLGLLLFPAVLLGNALGNAASARIGDTAWRGFVALVLAASALAALVKLLQG
- the thrS gene encoding threonine--tRNA ligase, encoding MTELLKISLPDGSVREVEPGTTPADVAAAIGPGLAKAALAARVDHGDGGEVRDLNRAFEGDAELALITARDEDEALELVRHDYAHVLAEAVQALWPGTQITFGPATDDGFYYDVKAPDSRDPFSMDDLPAIEEKMREIIRADKPLVREAWSREQLIEKWESEGETFKAEWAKELPEDEELTVYWSGQPGSDGAWLDMCRGPHLASTGKLDPQAFKLMRVAGAYWRGDQKNAQLTRIYGTGWLNKKQLNAHLLRLEEAAKRDHRKLGREMDLFHLQEEAHGSVFWHPQGYRIWRALESYMRRAIDDAGYREIKTPQVMDARQWEQSGHWGKYRENMFVIPDEVPNVEDEGPLVSDAADWMALKPMNCPAHVLVFKQGITSYRDLPLRLYENGCCHRNEPHGALHGLMRVRQFTQDDAHIFCTEAQIVDEVRKFCELADRIYKDFGFTYEIKLALRPEQRFGSDADWDKAEAELRQAVVDAGMATEEYGWEELPGEGAFYAPKLEWHLTDAIGRTWQVGTIQSDRVLPERLDATYVGEDGEKHRPVMLHRAIFGSYERFIGILIEHYAGRLPVWLAPTQAVVATIVSDADGYAGEVLEKLTATDIRAESDLRNEKINYKVREHSLAKVPHLLVVGKREAEEGTVAVRTLGQQQQKVMSLDEALSMLAEEATPPDLR
- a CDS encoding alpha/beta hydrolase, with translation MTDEIDFYELGDGRRIAFRHFAGEDEGAHDDALRPTLVFLPGYMSDMAGGKATAIHDWAVARGQPCLLLDYSGCGRSTGDFADGTLSRWCEEVLALVRERVGGPVILIGSSMGGWLMLLAGEALGPRLAGMVGIAAAPDFSDWGYSDSQKAELAAGRTVLEDNPYGPEPTPTHPGFWQDAQRQRLLGREIAIDCPVRLLHGQADPDVPWEISLRTAAALRSDEVQVTLVKGGDHRLSREQDIALLLRTLDALPIQ
- a CDS encoding LLM class flavin-dependent oxidoreductase; translated protein: MTDFSVLDLVPVREGGTLEEAYAASAALARTAEATGCKRFWIAEHHAMEGIGGGATSVVIGHIGNATSTIRIGAGGIMLPNHNPFVIAEQFGTLAALFPGRIDLGLGRAPGAGPELQRALRKDLHRAAELFPQDVAELQAILAGDPELPIRPTPGYGAHVEMWMLGSSLFGAQLAARLGLPYAFASHFAPTHLDAALALYRRDFQPSETLEKPHVMAAMTVFAAETAEEAELIASSQAQSFVRLRTGKPGRLPPPVPGYRDSLPPQARAILDHIGEASAIGTPAEIKTKIEAFIARTGADEIMLSGATYAPEARIRTLELVHEAMG